One Rhinopithecus roxellana isolate Shanxi Qingling chromosome 7, ASM756505v1, whole genome shotgun sequence DNA segment encodes these proteins:
- the PGK1 gene encoding phosphoglycerate kinase 1, which produces MSLSNKLTLDKLDVKGKRVVMRVDFNVPMKNNQITNNQRIKAAVPSIKFCLDNGAKSVVLMSHLGRPDGVPMPDKYSLEPVAVELKSLLGKDILFLKDCVGPEVEKACANPAAESVILLENLRFHVEEEGKGKDASGNKVKAEPAKIEAFRASLSKLGDVYVNDAFGTAHRAHSSMVGVNLPQKAGGFLMKKELNYFAKALESPERPFLAILGGAKVADKIQLINNMLDKVNEMIIGGGMAFTFLKVLNNMEIGTSLFDEEGAKIVKDLMSKAEKNGVKITLPVDFVTADKFDENAKTGQATVASGIPAGWMGLDCGPESSKKYAEAVTRAKQIVWNGPVGVFEWEAFARGTKALMDEVVKATSRGCITIIGGGDTATCCAKWNTEDKVSHVSTGGGASLELLEGKVLPGVDALSNI; this is translated from the exons ATGTCGCTTTCTAACAAGCTGACGCTGGACAAGCTGGATGTTAAAGGGAAGCGGGTCGTTATGAG agtcGACTTCAATGTTCCTATGAAGAACAACCAGATAACAAACAACCAGAG GATTAAGGCTGCTGTCCCAAGCATCAAATTCTGCTTGGACAATGGAGCCAAGTCGGTAGTCCTTATGAGCCACCTAGGCCGGCCTGATGGTGTCCCTATGCCTGACAAGTACTCCTTAGAGCCAGTTGCTGTAGAACTCAAGTCTCTGCTGGGCAA GGATATTCTGTTCTTGAAGGACTGTGTAGGCCCAGAAGTGGAGAAAGCCTGTGCCAACCCAGCTGCTGAGTCTGTCATCCTGCTGGAGAACCTCCGCTTTCAtgtggaggaagaagggaagggtaaaGATGCTTCTGGGAACAAG gTTAAAGCCGAGCCAGCCAAAATAGAAGCTTTCCGAGCTTCACTTTCCAAGCTAGGGGATGTCTACGTCAATGATGCTTTTGGCACTGCTCACAGAGCCCACAG CTCCATGGTAGGAGTCAATCTGCCACAGAAGGCTGGTGGATTTTTGATGAAGAAGGAGCTGAACTACTTTGCCAAGGCCTTGGAGAGCCCAGAGCGACCTTTCCTGGCCATCCTGGGCGG AGCTAAAGTTGCAGACAAGATCCAGTTGATCAATAATATGCTGGACAAAGTCAATGAGATGATTATTGGTGGCGGAATGGCTTTTACCTTCCTTAAGGTGCTCAACAACATGGAG ATTGGCACTTCTCTGTTTGATGAAGAGGGAGCCAAGATTGTCAAAGACCTAATGTCCAAAGctgagaagaatggtgtgaagATTACCTTGCCTGTTGACTTTGTCACTGCTGACAAGTTTGATGAGAATGCCAAGACTGGCCAAGCCACTGTGGCTTCTGGCATACCTGCTGGCTGGATG GGCTTGGACTGTGgtcctgaaagcagcaagaagtaTGCTGAGGCTGTCACTCGGGCTAAGCAGATTGTGTGGAATGGTCCTGTGGGGGTATTTGAATGGGAAGCTTTTGCCCGGGGAACCAAAGCCCTCATGGATGAGGTGGTGAAAGCCACTTCTAGGGGCTGCATCACCATCATAG GTGGTGGCGACACTGCCACTTGCTGTGCCAAATGGAACACGGAGGATAAAGTCAGCCATGTGAGCACTGGGGGTGGTGCCAGTTTGGAACTCCTGGAAG GTAAAGTCCTTCCTGGGGTGGATGCTCTCAGCAATATTTAG